In Isoptericola jiangsuensis, the following proteins share a genomic window:
- a CDS encoding polysaccharide biosynthesis tyrosine autokinase: MTLREFLRVVWASKWFVLGAVVLVVGAGYVYADRQEITYQATATVELASSGSAGAEGTAAVTANPDPTVVVGPEVEQAAAEALDVPVSTLHGAEVEPLYDAATMTMTITATSTSAEFAADAANAYATAYVAQLPAVIDEQVAALDEQISALSSQIIAARDTLKARPNDPEATALQSTGEESLNVLTAQKTAYQTLVEPGQVTATAVADPVGLGRLSVLGIALLTGLAAGVGIAFVRRGLDTRVRTVEQAAEAADAPILAEVTGLRASLKTFAQTEVLPVASLAATPFTESVRELRTAVQVSLPRRDHAVVVVTAADPSAPRSFVAANLAVSWALSGRRTIVLSGDLRRPQIDELLPAPPTWEGTGRGLRPTTITNLELFPVPDQPLDSADYLATTAASDLVEALRAEADIVVVDAPPVLAAADATILGGYADGTVLLAAAGRTDRGVLGRAVDRLRTNDVALAGVALVGVASNHRDTYASTYGEEGDVRTPVTDVAGPDAGTDAERDVDTDPAASADVPAEPRHRTDAAAGPATEPDPRPRTADGSPAPAAEASLATVQIPRLALPDTGFPRRVDVIDPRPGGFRPVLVAQVGAPAPRPAAPADQTADPAPDDAPEQPEAGTAPDRETSGAGIAFFHRPAEPGIGAPKRATP; encoded by the coding sequence ATGACGCTGCGCGAGTTCCTCCGTGTCGTGTGGGCGAGCAAGTGGTTCGTGCTCGGGGCCGTCGTGCTCGTCGTGGGCGCGGGCTACGTGTACGCCGACCGGCAGGAGATCACCTACCAGGCCACGGCGACCGTCGAGCTCGCGTCGTCGGGCTCGGCCGGTGCCGAGGGGACGGCCGCCGTGACGGCCAACCCGGACCCGACCGTCGTCGTCGGGCCCGAGGTGGAGCAGGCCGCGGCCGAGGCGCTCGACGTGCCCGTCAGCACGCTGCACGGGGCGGAGGTCGAGCCCCTGTACGACGCCGCGACGATGACCATGACCATCACGGCGACCAGCACGTCCGCCGAGTTCGCGGCGGACGCGGCGAACGCCTACGCCACGGCCTACGTGGCGCAGCTGCCCGCCGTCATCGACGAGCAGGTGGCCGCCCTCGACGAGCAGATCAGCGCCCTGAGCAGTCAGATCATCGCGGCGCGCGACACGCTGAAGGCGCGGCCGAACGACCCGGAGGCGACGGCGCTGCAGAGCACGGGGGAGGAGTCCCTCAACGTGCTGACGGCGCAGAAGACGGCCTACCAGACCCTCGTGGAGCCCGGGCAGGTGACGGCGACCGCCGTGGCCGACCCGGTCGGGCTCGGCCGCCTCAGCGTGCTGGGCATCGCCCTGCTGACGGGTCTCGCCGCCGGTGTCGGCATCGCGTTCGTGCGCCGCGGCCTCGACACGCGCGTGCGCACGGTCGAGCAGGCGGCGGAGGCGGCGGACGCCCCGATCCTCGCCGAGGTGACCGGCCTGCGCGCCAGCCTCAAGACGTTCGCGCAGACGGAGGTGCTGCCGGTCGCGAGCCTGGCCGCGACCCCGTTCACCGAGTCGGTGCGCGAGCTGCGCACCGCGGTGCAGGTCAGCCTGCCCCGGCGCGACCACGCCGTCGTCGTGGTGACCGCGGCCGACCCGTCGGCGCCGCGCTCGTTCGTCGCGGCGAACCTCGCGGTGTCGTGGGCGCTGTCCGGGCGACGCACGATCGTGCTGTCCGGCGACCTGCGCCGCCCCCAGATCGACGAGCTGCTGCCCGCCCCGCCGACGTGGGAGGGCACCGGTCGCGGGCTGCGCCCCACCACCATCACGAACCTCGAGCTGTTCCCCGTGCCGGACCAGCCGCTCGACTCCGCCGACTACCTGGCCACGACGGCCGCGAGCGACCTCGTCGAGGCGCTGCGGGCCGAGGCCGACATCGTCGTGGTCGACGCGCCGCCCGTGCTCGCCGCCGCCGACGCCACGATCCTCGGCGGGTACGCCGACGGGACCGTGCTGCTGGCCGCCGCCGGGCGCACGGACCGCGGCGTCCTCGGCCGGGCCGTGGACCGGCTCCGCACCAACGACGTGGCCCTCGCCGGGGTCGCGCTGGTCGGCGTGGCCAGCAACCACCGGGACACCTACGCCTCGACGTACGGCGAGGAGGGGGACGTGCGGACACCGGTGACGGACGTCGCGGGCCCGGACGCCGGGACGGACGCCGAGCGCGACGTCGACACCGACCCGGCCGCGTCCGCCGACGTCCCGGCGGAGCCCCGCCACCGCACCGACGCCGCGGCCGGGCCGGCCACGGAGCCCGACCCGCGCCCCCGCACCGCCGACGGTTCCCCGGCGCCCGCCGCCGAGGCGAGCCTGGCCACCGTCCAGATCCCGCGGCTCGCGCTGCCGGACACGGGCTTCCCCCGCCGGGTCGACGTGATCGACCCCCGTCCGGGCGGGTTCCGGCCCGTGCTGGTGGCCCAGGTGGGTGCCCCCGCGCCGCGGCCCGCCGCACCCGCCGACCAGACCGCCGACCCCGCGCCGGACGACGCACCGGAGCAGCCGGAGGCGGGCACGGCGCCGGACCGTGAGACGTCCGGCGCCGGCATCGCGTTCTTCCACCGCCCGGCCGAGCCCGGGATCGGCGCCCCGAAGCGCGCCACCCCGTGA
- a CDS encoding glycosyltransferase family 4 protein, with translation MSLRVLLLDHTAAVGGGELALLRLLDALDDDVQPHLTLFADGPLAERARALGVPVTVLALDPGIATMDRHRAGGLGALRRVPGTVAFGLRLARHVRRVRPDVVHANSLKAYLVGLCAAGAARVPLVWWVHDRVTPDYLPGVLVRLLRGTARRLPAVVVANSRATAATVPGARGLVVAYPGFAPEQARPFPVDGPPDGPPQVLLLGRISPTKGQLELVRAAALLQDRWPDVRFRLVGDPLFGAEDHAREVDAEIDRLGLGGVVVRHPAVVDPAAEIDRATVVVHASPAPEPFGQVVVEAMVRGVPVIATDAGGVPEILAPDGEEPLGLLVPPGDVDALARALDEVLADPAAARRRARRAHTVAVERFAVARTAATTVTAWRSAAGRRSSRNPAARASSR, from the coding sequence GTGAGCCTGCGGGTCCTGCTGCTCGACCACACGGCGGCCGTCGGCGGGGGCGAGCTGGCGCTGCTGCGCCTCCTCGACGCGCTCGACGACGACGTGCAGCCGCACCTGACGCTGTTCGCGGACGGCCCGCTCGCCGAGCGGGCGCGGGCGCTCGGCGTCCCGGTGACGGTCCTCGCGCTCGACCCGGGGATCGCGACGATGGACCGGCACCGCGCCGGCGGCCTTGGGGCCCTGCGGCGCGTGCCCGGCACGGTGGCGTTCGGGCTGCGGCTCGCCCGGCACGTGCGCCGGGTCCGCCCCGACGTCGTGCACGCCAACTCCCTCAAGGCGTACCTCGTCGGCCTGTGCGCCGCCGGGGCGGCGCGGGTGCCGCTGGTCTGGTGGGTGCACGACCGGGTCACGCCCGACTACCTGCCCGGCGTCCTCGTGCGGCTCCTGCGCGGCACCGCGCGCCGCCTCCCCGCGGTCGTCGTCGCGAACTCGCGGGCGACGGCGGCGACGGTGCCGGGCGCCCGCGGGCTCGTCGTCGCCTACCCGGGCTTCGCGCCCGAGCAGGCACGACCGTTCCCCGTCGACGGTCCGCCCGACGGCCCGCCGCAGGTGCTGCTCCTGGGCCGGATCAGCCCCACCAAGGGCCAGCTCGAGCTGGTGCGGGCGGCCGCGCTGCTGCAGGACCGGTGGCCGGACGTGCGGTTCCGGCTCGTCGGCGACCCGTTGTTCGGCGCGGAGGACCACGCCCGGGAGGTCGACGCGGAGATCGACCGGCTCGGGCTCGGCGGCGTCGTCGTCCGTCACCCCGCCGTGGTGGATCCCGCCGCGGAGATCGACCGGGCGACCGTCGTCGTGCACGCCTCGCCCGCGCCCGAGCCGTTCGGGCAGGTCGTGGTCGAGGCGATGGTCCGGGGGGTGCCCGTGATCGCGACCGACGCCGGGGGCGTCCCGGAGATCCTCGCGCCCGACGGGGAGGAGCCGCTCGGCCTGCTCGTCCCGCCGGGCGACGTCGACGCGCTCGCGCGGGCGCTCGACGAGGTGCTGGCCGACCCCGCCGCGGCCCGCCGGCGCGCGCGGCGGGCGCACACCGTCGCCGTGGAACGGTTCGCCGTCGCCCGGACCGCCGCGACGACGGTCACGGCGTGGCGGTCCGCCGCGGGGCGTCGGTCGTCGCGGAACCCGGCCGCCCGGGCGTCGTCGCGCTGA
- a CDS encoding O-antigen ligase family protein, producing MTTTVPRLIGAALALAATALLLVALGGAVPTFGGYALIGGLVVLVVGATLVEPMAFPLLVTPALLSVEQVGGVLSVSDFLLFPAFWVVLLLGRRPFSPTLRAALWLNAFYQFATLFTVVANPYAANLTEWFHAWLLVGGALVVGWGLGAGGLDRPALALLLAPMALIGVLAAVAALPMLASGQWSPVYLDWPVPLHKNFIGSLLAYGAAIAYARPPWIGWPRWVWNVIFVLTTLGVLASQARQAWIALSFGILVILLRRRVSGAHRSLWILLPVALAIYVVTQLLNDQLDEGGVHNSAGERMLWYRLSFEVWRQSSIWFGAGLRWWYTDKFPLYQFQPPNAELEVLSSAGVVGLFGFLVMSIGIPVLLWRKLPPEYGTIAAVVPAMRLVNSQFDLYWVAVSVSIPYLVAGICLGAAAAKERGWNVRASPPTLRLDHEVAR from the coding sequence GTGACGACGACCGTGCCCCGCCTGATCGGCGCCGCGCTCGCGCTCGCCGCGACCGCGCTGCTGCTGGTGGCGCTCGGCGGGGCCGTCCCCACGTTCGGCGGGTACGCGCTGATCGGGGGGCTCGTCGTCCTCGTGGTGGGGGCGACGCTCGTCGAGCCCATGGCGTTCCCGCTGCTCGTCACCCCGGCCCTGCTGTCGGTCGAGCAGGTCGGCGGGGTGCTGTCCGTCAGCGACTTCCTGCTGTTCCCCGCCTTCTGGGTGGTGCTGCTCCTCGGGCGCCGCCCGTTCTCCCCCACCCTGCGCGCCGCGCTGTGGCTCAACGCGTTCTACCAGTTCGCCACCCTGTTCACCGTCGTCGCGAACCCGTACGCCGCGAACCTCACGGAGTGGTTCCACGCCTGGCTGCTCGTGGGCGGGGCCCTCGTCGTGGGCTGGGGCCTGGGCGCCGGCGGCCTCGACCGGCCCGCGCTCGCCCTGCTCCTGGCGCCCATGGCGCTCATCGGCGTCCTCGCGGCCGTCGCGGCGCTGCCCATGCTCGCGAGCGGCCAGTGGTCGCCCGTCTACCTCGACTGGCCGGTCCCGCTGCACAAGAACTTCATCGGCAGCCTCCTGGCGTACGGGGCGGCGATCGCGTACGCCCGACCACCCTGGATCGGCTGGCCCCGCTGGGTGTGGAACGTGATCTTCGTCCTGACGACGCTCGGCGTCCTGGCGTCCCAGGCCCGCCAGGCGTGGATCGCGCTGTCCTTCGGGATCCTCGTCATCCTGCTGCGCCGCCGCGTCTCGGGCGCGCACCGGTCCCTGTGGATCCTGCTCCCGGTCGCGCTCGCCATCTACGTGGTGACCCAGCTCCTCAACGACCAGCTCGACGAGGGCGGCGTCCACAACTCCGCCGGCGAGCGCATGCTCTGGTACCGGCTGTCGTTCGAGGTGTGGCGCCAGTCCAGCATCTGGTTCGGCGCCGGCCTGCGCTGGTGGTACACCGACAAGTTCCCGCTCTACCAGTTCCAGCCGCCCAACGCCGAGCTCGAGGTCCTGTCGTCCGCCGGCGTGGTCGGCCTGTTCGGGTTCCTCGTCATGAGCATCGGCATCCCCGTGCTGCTGTGGCGCAAGCTCCCGCCCGAGTACGGCACCATCGCCGCCGTCGTCCCCGCCATGCGCCTCGTCAACAGCCAGTTCGACCTCTACTGGGTGGCCGTGAGCGTCTCCATCCCCTACCTGGTCGCCGGCATCTGCCTCGGGGCAGCGGCCGCCAAGGAACGCGGCTGGAACGTGCGCGCCTCCCCACCGACCCTGCGGCTCGACCACGAGGTGGCCCGATGA
- a CDS encoding glycosyltransferase → MSVTGPATGRDAGQDHLAPALVVFSLEPWDDVWRRNQHLVSRLLAADPALHVLFVEPPADPLHRTRTGGTPRPGAGTRRGPRGPWGDRLHLHQPTKWLPRRVDPAGDARRARGALRAARRLGLRPVALWVNDLACATVLDDGDAPVLYDVTDDWTLADRPARERDRLVAAEERLLRDAAAVVVCSPALVATKTRGDRVPALVTNGVDGAAYRAAVARPAGLPAGPVALYAGTLHRDRLDVDVTVRTQRAVAADGGTVVLLGPDALGPGDRAALEAAGVLLLGPRPFDQVPAFLRHADVLLVPHVVDGFTDSLDPIKGYEYRAAGRPVVATPVAGFRDADDPAVRCVPAAGFPAAVGERLADVAAGRAPAPDGSPAELPADLPTWDRQAALVEQVLSATTPGRPGSATTDAPRRTATP, encoded by the coding sequence GTGAGCGTCACCGGCCCCGCCACCGGCAGGGACGCCGGGCAGGACCACCTCGCCCCCGCCCTCGTGGTGTTCTCCCTGGAGCCCTGGGACGACGTCTGGCGCCGCAACCAGCACCTGGTGTCCCGGCTGCTCGCCGCGGACCCGGCGCTGCACGTGCTGTTCGTCGAACCGCCGGCGGACCCGCTGCACCGGACCCGCACCGGCGGGACCCCGCGCCCCGGCGCGGGCACCCGGCGCGGACCGCGCGGCCCCTGGGGGGACCGGCTCCACCTGCACCAGCCCACCAAGTGGCTGCCGCGCCGCGTCGACCCGGCCGGTGACGCCCGCCGTGCCCGGGGCGCGCTGCGCGCGGCCCGGCGGCTCGGCCTACGACCCGTCGCCCTGTGGGTGAACGACCTGGCCTGCGCCACCGTCCTCGACGACGGCGACGCCCCCGTGCTCTACGACGTCACCGACGACTGGACGCTCGCCGACCGGCCCGCCCGGGAACGGGACCGGCTGGTCGCCGCCGAGGAGCGGCTGCTCCGGGACGCCGCCGCGGTCGTGGTCTGCTCGCCCGCCCTCGTGGCCACCAAGACCCGCGGGGACCGGGTGCCCGCCCTCGTCACCAACGGGGTCGACGGGGCCGCGTACCGCGCCGCGGTCGCGCGACCGGCCGGTCTCCCGGCGGGACCCGTCGCCCTGTACGCCGGCACCCTGCACCGCGACCGCCTCGACGTCGACGTCACCGTCCGCACGCAGCGGGCCGTCGCCGCGGACGGGGGCACCGTCGTCCTCCTCGGCCCGGACGCGCTGGGACCCGGCGACCGCGCGGCGCTGGAGGCCGCGGGCGTCCTGCTGCTCGGCCCGCGCCCGTTCGACCAGGTGCCGGCGTTCCTGCGGCACGCCGACGTGCTCCTCGTGCCGCACGTCGTGGACGGGTTCACCGACAGTCTCGACCCCATCAAGGGGTACGAGTACCGGGCGGCGGGCCGGCCCGTGGTGGCGACGCCCGTCGCCGGGTTCCGGGACGCCGACGACCCGGCGGTGCGCTGCGTGCCCGCCGCCGGCTTCCCCGCCGCGGTCGGGGAGCGCCTCGCCGACGTCGCGGCCGGGCGGGCCCCCGCACCGGACGGGTCCCCGGCCGAGCTCCCCGCGGACCTGCCGACCTGGGACCGGCAGGCGGCGCTCGTCGAGCAGGTCCTCAGCGCGACGACGCCCGGGCGGCCGGGTTCCGCGACGACCGACGCCCCGCGGCGGACCGCCACGCCGTGA
- a CDS encoding glycosyltransferase family 4 protein, whose product MRVVHAVRSDGFAGVERHVSRLAYGQARAGHDVVVIGGDPAAMHRELAGTPVVAVPARTVVQVARALRRTGAGAHVVHVHMTAAELGAALAGLTRELPPVVSTRHFAAPRGGGRLGPVVAAVARRAVDAQIAISRYTAERVDGPSTVVHAGVDDRPDARPARDRDAVVLMAQRLQPEKRPDLGLEAFAASGLAARGWRLRVLGDGPLDEVLRRRADVLGLGDAVELLGRRPDVAAQMADAALFLAPSPGEHYGLSVLEAMASGIPTVADGSAGHLETLGLVDGAGLYASQDVAAGGALLAALADDATRRDELAARQQKTQRERFTLAEQVRRTDAVYAEVLR is encoded by the coding sequence ATGAGGGTCGTCCACGCCGTCCGGTCCGACGGCTTCGCGGGGGTCGAGCGGCACGTCAGCCGCCTCGCCTACGGCCAGGCGCGGGCCGGGCACGACGTCGTCGTCATCGGCGGCGACCCCGCCGCCATGCACCGCGAGCTGGCGGGCACCCCCGTCGTCGCGGTCCCCGCCCGCACCGTCGTGCAGGTCGCCCGGGCCCTGCGCCGCACCGGCGCGGGCGCGCACGTCGTGCACGTCCACATGACCGCCGCCGAGCTCGGCGCGGCGCTCGCCGGGCTGACCCGCGAGCTGCCGCCCGTCGTGTCGACCCGGCACTTCGCGGCCCCGCGCGGCGGCGGCCGGCTCGGTCCCGTGGTCGCGGCGGTCGCGCGCCGGGCCGTCGACGCCCAGATCGCGATCAGCCGCTACACCGCCGAGCGGGTCGACGGTCCCTCCACGGTCGTGCACGCCGGGGTCGACGACCGGCCCGACGCCCGGCCCGCCCGCGACCGCGACGCCGTCGTCCTCATGGCGCAGCGGCTCCAGCCGGAGAAGCGTCCCGACCTCGGTCTCGAGGCGTTCGCCGCGTCCGGTCTCGCGGCGCGGGGCTGGCGGCTGCGGGTCCTGGGCGACGGGCCGCTCGACGAGGTGCTGCGACGCCGCGCCGACGTCCTGGGCCTGGGCGACGCGGTCGAGCTCCTCGGGCGCCGTCCCGACGTCGCCGCGCAGATGGCGGACGCCGCGCTGTTCCTCGCGCCCAGCCCGGGCGAGCACTACGGGCTGTCCGTGCTGGAGGCGATGGCGTCCGGGATCCCGACCGTCGCGGACGGCTCGGCCGGGCACCTGGAGACCCTCGGGCTCGTCGACGGCGCCGGCCTGTACGCCAGCCAGGACGTCGCGGCGGGCGGGGCGCTGCTCGCCGCGCTGGCCGACGACGCGACGCGACGCGACGAGCTCGCCGCCCGGCAGCAGAAGACGCAGCGCGAACGGTTCACGCTCGCCGAGCAGGTGCGCCGCACCGACGCCGTCTACGCCGAGGTGCTGCGGTGA
- a CDS encoding 50S ribosomal protein L25/general stress protein Ctc yields the protein MSEIKLAAETRTEFGKGAARRIRRANNIPAVLYGHGTDPVHVTLPGHQTMLAVRNTNALLELSIDGRTELAVVKDVQRHPWRPEIEHIDLLLVKKGEKIAVDITVNITGESAAGTIHLVESQTLSVEAEATHIPESIEVSIEGLEAGANVTAGDVELPKGVSLLTEADHVVVLVTEPRGEAAESAESAEEPAAASAE from the coding sequence GTGTCCGAGATCAAGCTCGCCGCCGAGACCCGCACCGAGTTCGGCAAGGGTGCGGCCCGCCGCATCCGCCGCGCGAACAACATCCCCGCCGTCCTGTACGGCCACGGCACCGACCCGGTCCACGTCACCCTCCCGGGCCACCAGACGATGCTCGCGGTGCGCAACACCAACGCGCTGCTCGAGCTGTCGATCGACGGTCGCACCGAGCTCGCCGTCGTCAAGGACGTCCAGCGTCACCCGTGGCGTCCGGAGATCGAGCACATCGACCTGCTGCTGGTGAAGAAGGGCGAGAAGATCGCCGTCGACATCACCGTGAACATCACGGGCGAGTCGGCCGCCGGCACCATCCACCTGGTCGAGTCCCAGACCCTCTCCGTCGAGGCCGAGGCGACCCACATCCCGGAGTCCATCGAGGTCTCCATCGAGGGTCTCGAGGCCGGTGCGAACGTCACCGCCGGTGACGTCGAGCTGCCGAAGGGCGTGTCGCTCCTCACCGAGGCCGACCACGTCGTCGTCCTCGTCACCGAGCCGCGCGGCGAGGCGGCGGAGTCGGCGGAGTCCGCCGAGGAGCCGGCCGCGGCGTCCGCCGAGTGA
- the pth gene encoding aminoacyl-tRNA hydrolase: protein MTDSPWLVVGLGNPGPKYAGNRHNVGQMVLDLLAERAGARFARHSRAQATVAEARLGVLPGGAPGPRVVLAKPTTYMNTSGGPVSGLAQYYGIDADHVLVVHDEVDIPFDTIKLKTGGGEGGHNGLRDITKALGTKDYTRVRVGVGRPPGRMDTADFVLKDFSATERKDLPILVDDAADAVEMVLVEGLLAAQGKFHPAKG, encoded by the coding sequence ATGACCGACTCCCCGTGGCTCGTCGTCGGCCTCGGCAACCCCGGCCCGAAGTACGCCGGCAACCGCCACAACGTCGGTCAGATGGTCCTCGACCTCCTCGCCGAGCGGGCCGGCGCCCGGTTCGCCCGCCACTCCCGCGCGCAGGCGACGGTCGCGGAGGCCCGCCTGGGCGTCCTGCCCGGCGGGGCGCCCGGTCCGCGCGTCGTGCTCGCCAAGCCGACGACGTACATGAACACCTCGGGCGGCCCGGTGTCCGGCCTGGCGCAGTACTACGGCATCGACGCCGACCACGTGCTCGTCGTGCACGACGAGGTCGACATCCCGTTCGACACCATCAAGCTGAAGACCGGCGGCGGCGAGGGCGGCCACAACGGTCTGCGCGACATCACCAAGGCCCTCGGCACCAAGGACTACACGCGGGTGCGCGTCGGCGTCGGGCGCCCGCCCGGCCGCATGGACACCGCCGACTTCGTCCTCAAGGACTTCTCCGCGACCGAGCGCAAGGACCTGCCGATCCTCGTCGACGACGCCGCCGACGCCGTCGAGATGGTGCTCGTCGAGGGTCTGCTGGCCGCCCAGGGGAAGTTCCACCCCGCGAAGGGCTGA
- a CDS encoding glycosyltransferase has protein sequence MTAGVALAHDYATQRGGAERVALLMARAFPGSPMYTTLYDPDGTHPEFADVELRPGRLDRFSVLRRHHRLALPLLAPAVDAQRVEADVLLASSSGWAHGYRGARRTVVYCYAPARWLYQPHRYLGGADEQVRGLRDRAVAAALAAISPALRRWDARAAERADRYVTTSTEIQRTIRRVYGIEAEVVPPPAACRPDGPETPLAGVEPGYLLCVARLLPYKNVDVVVEAAGLLGQRLVVVGGGPDRARLEEIAARTAPGLVTFAGRVDDAEMRWAYRHAAALVAASYEDYGLTPLEAGAFGVPTAALRAGGFLDTVVDGRNGRLFAAPVPQDVAEGVADVLARTWSPDVIQEHCASFGEDRFVSRLQEIVAEELSAPAVAGGAR, from the coding sequence ATGACGGCTGGCGTGGCCCTGGCGCACGACTACGCGACCCAGCGCGGCGGGGCGGAACGTGTGGCCCTGCTCATGGCGCGGGCGTTCCCCGGTTCCCCCATGTACACGACGCTGTACGACCCGGACGGCACCCACCCCGAGTTCGCCGACGTCGAGCTGCGGCCGGGACGCCTCGACCGGTTCTCCGTGCTGCGCCGCCACCACCGCCTCGCGCTGCCGCTGCTCGCCCCCGCGGTGGACGCCCAGCGGGTCGAGGCCGACGTCCTGCTCGCGAGCTCCAGCGGCTGGGCCCACGGCTACCGCGGCGCCCGCCGCACCGTCGTCTACTGCTACGCGCCCGCGCGCTGGCTGTACCAGCCGCACCGCTACCTCGGCGGGGCCGACGAGCAGGTCCGGGGCCTGCGCGACCGTGCCGTGGCGGCGGCGCTGGCCGCGATCAGCCCCGCGCTGCGCCGCTGGGACGCCCGCGCCGCGGAGCGCGCCGACCGCTACGTCACCACCTCCACCGAGATCCAGCGGACCATCCGGCGGGTCTACGGCATCGAGGCCGAGGTCGTGCCGCCGCCCGCCGCCTGCCGCCCCGACGGCCCCGAGACGCCCCTGGCGGGCGTCGAGCCCGGGTACCTGCTGTGCGTGGCCCGTCTGCTGCCCTACAAGAACGTCGACGTCGTCGTGGAGGCGGCGGGCCTGCTCGGGCAGCGCCTCGTCGTCGTCGGGGGCGGCCCGGACCGCGCACGGCTGGAGGAGATCGCGGCCCGCACCGCACCCGGCCTGGTGACGTTCGCGGGGCGGGTCGACGACGCCGAGATGCGCTGGGCGTACCGGCACGCCGCGGCGCTCGTCGCGGCGTCCTACGAGGACTACGGGCTGACCCCGCTGGAGGCGGGCGCGTTCGGCGTGCCGACGGCGGCCCTGCGCGCCGGCGGGTTCCTGGACACCGTGGTCGACGGGCGCAACGGGCGGCTGTTCGCGGCACCCGTTCCGCAGGACGTCGCCGAGGGCGTCGCCGACGTCCTGGCGAGAACGTGGTCGCCCGACGTCATCCAGGAGCACTGCGCGTCGTTCGGCGAGGACCGGTTCGTCAGCAGGCTGCAGGAGATCGTCGCCGAGGAGCTCTCGGCACCGGCCGTCGCGGGAGGTGCCCGATGA
- a CDS encoding glycosyltransferase family 4 protein has protein sequence MRIVQIVPEIGQGTGVGEVAGSLERVWAAQGLQVERFTLAEAGGAWIPQGSGLAGRLLLLARVVWFSTVGSVRARRYLRDRPDAVSICHNDALAGDVYVNHGLVQVAMRQRGHSLARMVRNPLHLFVTARDALRYRGRVHRGIVSLSAVEDAELRTVFGRVAAPTSVIGNGVDLDRFHPAGPAERAAARDRFGLAADDRVVAFIGNEHGRKGLPVLLEALADLDDVRLLVVGGDEAMVRAAQETAAGHGVADRCTFTGALPDAEAALHAADVFCLPSAYESFGLVYVEALACGVPVVATPVGCVPDVVDDRHGRVVAPTAEDVAAGVAHALALDPADARGSARQAALRYSWDRVAAQYLALFARLRPDAADRTGSSR, from the coding sequence ATGAGGATCGTGCAGATCGTTCCGGAGATCGGCCAGGGCACCGGCGTCGGCGAGGTCGCGGGCAGCCTCGAACGGGTCTGGGCCGCCCAGGGCCTCCAGGTCGAACGGTTCACCCTCGCCGAGGCCGGCGGTGCCTGGATCCCGCAGGGCTCCGGGCTCGCCGGACGTCTCCTGCTGCTCGCCCGCGTCGTCTGGTTCTCCACCGTGGGCAGCGTCCGCGCGCGCCGCTACCTGCGCGACCGCCCCGACGCCGTGTCGATCTGCCACAACGACGCCCTCGCCGGCGACGTCTACGTCAACCACGGGCTCGTCCAGGTCGCGATGCGGCAGCGGGGCCACTCCCTGGCCCGCATGGTCCGCAACCCCCTGCACCTGTTCGTCACCGCGCGGGACGCCCTGCGCTACCGCGGCCGGGTCCACCGCGGGATCGTCAGCCTCAGCGCCGTCGAGGACGCCGAGCTGCGCACCGTGTTCGGCCGGGTCGCCGCCCCGACGAGCGTCATCGGCAACGGCGTGGACCTCGACCGGTTCCACCCGGCGGGCCCGGCCGAGCGCGCCGCCGCCCGGGACCGGTTCGGCCTCGCCGCCGACGACCGCGTCGTCGCGTTCATCGGCAACGAGCACGGCCGCAAGGGCCTGCCGGTGCTGCTGGAGGCGCTCGCCGACCTCGACGACGTGCGGCTCCTCGTGGTGGGCGGCGACGAGGCGATGGTGCGCGCCGCCCAGGAGACGGCCGCCGGTCACGGGGTCGCCGACCGGTGCACGTTCACCGGCGCCCTGCCCGACGCCGAGGCCGCGCTGCACGCCGCCGACGTGTTCTGCCTGCCCAGCGCCTACGAGTCGTTCGGCCTGGTGTACGTCGAGGCGCTCGCCTGCGGCGTCCCCGTCGTCGCGACGCCCGTGGGCTGCGTCCCCGACGTCGTCGACGACCGGCACGGACGTGTCGTCGCCCCGACAGCGGAGGACGTCGCCGCGGGCGTCGCGCACGCCCTGGCGCTCGACCCCGCCGACGCCCGGGGGTCGGCGCGGCAGGCCGCGCTGCGGTACTCGTGGGACCGCGTCGCCGCGCAGTACCTGGCGCTGTTCGCCCGCCTGCGCCCCGACGCGGCCGACCGGACGGGGAGCAGCCGATGA